Sequence from the Fictibacillus arsenicus genome:
ACTTATATTACATACTATTTGTGGGAAAGCTTGAATCAAACGCCAGAGGTTGTTGATCATACATAAAGGCTGTTTTCGCATACTTTGTAGTCTAGGGTGGTTGATTTCCGTTTCAGGATGCTCGCTTTCCACGGGGCGGGCGGTGAGCCTCCTTGCGCTTTGCGCCTTTAGTAGTCTCACCTGTCCCACTGATCCCGCAGGAGTCTCGCACCTTACACTCCAATCAACTTGTCAGTGATGTCTTTGAAAAAATAGCTTAAAGCAACAATTTTTTAGAAAACAGTCTACGTAAAAAAGGTGAAGAGCTTTTCAAGAGTTCTTCACCTTCGTTTTGTATTTATTGATTCAATTCTTTTCCTAAAAACTCTGCGATGGCTTTCATGCCAAATATACCAGCTTTCTCTTCGGCTTCACGGTTGTAATTCGTGTTCGTATTTACATCATAAGCAAATACGTTTCCGGATTTATCGGTAATGATTTCAATGCCAGCGAATGTTATGCCATTGGCTTTTAAGAATGCCTCAAAGTTTGATTGATAAGGCAGTGTGAAGTTTTCTAGGATTTTAAACTTTGGTTCAGGTTCTTGGGGCTGATCGGCAATTGGACAAAATTGATCCCCAATCTGGCAGGCATCTGCTGGACAAAGTTCAAACCCTTCGGAAGTATCCACTTTTACCGCATAAAGAAATTTTCCGCCGATAAATTCGCAGCGCACGATATAAGGTTCAGGCGCCTCAATGTAATCCTGCAGCAAAGTAATTCCATCTATGGACTCATCAAAAGTGTTCCCGTTCACATAAGTTCCGATAGCGGCTTTAGTTTGAAACAATTGTACCCCAAGCCCTTTGCCAGCTCGGTTATGCTTTGTAATAAATGGACCATCAAAGTGTGCCGAGGCCTTTAAAAGTTCATCTTTTCCATAAGCCGCGATAGTCCGGGGCACTGGAATATCAAAAGCCTTCAAAGCGCTGTATTGATTTACTTTGCTGATCTCAAGCTGAAGTGCCTGGCTGTTATTAAACACTTTTCTGCCGTAGCTTTCAAGCCATGATAAAACAGCTGAAGTATATTCTGGCGCGTAACGGTGACCACGTGTATGAGAAGAAGCACTCATACGATTATAAAAAACGCCTTCGGGTGGTGCTTGCGTTAAATCAATATAACCTTTTGACATATGCCAGTCTTCATAGGGGAGACCTAATTCTTCAAAGCGCTGGAATAAAGGCGCAGTCCATTCGCTATTTTCATGGATAACATATATTTTTGGGATCATTGTAATCCTCCTTAAAACTTAATTCCGACTGTTTCTATATACCTAGTCTAATATAGAAGAATTAGAATGAAAAGAAAGTACACAAAAAAGAAGCCTTATTTAGACTTCTTTTTCTGAAGATGCTCTGATTTTTCGAATTTTTTTATCGCTTTTGCGTAAAGGCTGAAATCATCATTTGTTATTTCTTCCTCACCATAACGCACCTTTTCATAGACCTGTAATACGGATTCGGCTTCATCACCAGAGAGTTTTAAGCGTTCAAACCAAAGATGAGCTGACTCTCCAGGTAAACGTCCATACCCTCGTTTATCCATCGTCTTTTCAAAGTGAAGAAATTTTTTTCTTGTTCTGTCTTTAGGCTGCAGCCATCTTCTCTTCCCAAAAGCAGATCCGTTTAGATCTGAGCTGGTTAATGCTGATACATTACCCGTTAAAGCAGCGTCTGTTCGAAGATTAAACAATAATTTTTTTCTCCAAATATAAATGGCTACTATAAGCACGATTACGGCAGCAGCAGTCCACCAGAGAAGTGAAAAATCATTTACAAACTCTTGAGGCTGTTGTTCGAGAATCTCTTCCTTTATTCCCAGTTCTGATTTACCGTTTTCATCATCTTTTTTAAAGAGTTTTATCAAATAAGCAATTGGTATAGCCAGCAAACTAAATAATTTCCATAGTGGAACCGCCACGATGTAATACATCAAGAAAAGAACACCATCTAAAACCCAGTAGATAAATTGTTTAAGAGGTCCTAAAAAAGCAAAAACAACACCGCTCAATGCAACAAGGAAAAGCGGAACAGAAAAGTCTTTCCATACTTTATCACCATCTGAATTCTTAAAATAGTGAACAGTCATTTTTATGGCAAGCATGAGCATGAATTGTATCCATACTGCTCCATACATGACTGTGAATCCATCTTTGAAAAAGAAACTAAAAACGAGTGCAAACACCGCACTAATTGTTAAGATGATTTCCAAATCGGTTTTAAAAGGATCCTGCCAATTCTCTGAACTTCTCCAAGTAATAATTACAGCAAGTATTGCAGAGAAAAGTATGGAAGACGTCATAAACCAAAAAGACAAGGTAGATATGAGAAATGTACATACCAATGTCAGTTTTAATAGATTGGGTTGGTAAACATATAAAGCTCCACTTACAGCAATAATGGGCAGCAATACTGCTGCATAAAAGGCTAGATCCAGCCATGAAGCTCCTTGTACAAGGAGAACATAGAATAAAAAGAGAAGCATGGCATCAAAGGTTACGTTCAGTCCATACAAAATCAATTTCTGGCTATTTAACATGGGACGCCCTCCTTAGATAAGTAAGGCATCAAGTACGCTTCTGTCCCGGTCTGATTAACCAAAAAGATCTTACCGCCGGACTTAATCCATTTTTTCGTAATGAATTGTGTATTTGTATCGCTTGGAATAGTTCCTAGAAGAATAATAAAAGGAACAGATCCAGCGAAGTTACGATCCATTTTTGTCCACATAATGGTCGGTTTGACAGTAACATTTGAGCGGTCAATTCGAGCGAGTCCTTCTAACACTTTACTTAAGTGCTGCGGACCGCTTCCGGTTGTTACATGATACATCCCTAATGGACCAGGTACTTTAAAGTTGATGTAAACCTCAAATGGAATATTCTTCTCGGCAGCAAATTGGCACATATAGGCAAGATAACTTATTTCGTTTTCCATTTGCTCAGAAGATTTCATATCTTTATGATCAGGCAAGATTGTATATACGAATGTCCAATGGTAGACTACCGTTTTTTCGAAAACTTTTGTTTGAAGAGTCCCTGTTCTAGCAGTCGCTTTCCAATGCAGTTTATGAAAGGAATCGCCATACGCGTAATCACGGTTTCCGGCAGGGAGTGACATATTCTCAAACAATGCAAATGGACGTGCTGCCTCGCCGCTTCCTTGATGGAAAAGGTGTTCAATCTTATGAACAGGAAGTGGTCTAGGATAAACAATAATCTCAGCAGGAAAAAGTTCCTGAAATGCTAGAGCTTGACCACTGGTCTGCAGCGGATCATGAATTTGAAGAGAAAGGTTAGAAATTCTTGTAGTACCTCTCTTTCTTGCTGTAAAAGGAATGTTTTGTGTATACGCTGTTTTTCTATAAATAGCAAAAGGTCTTTTCAGCTCAATTCTTCCTTTTGAACTCTCCACGTCACCTTTGTTCGTTTCGGAAATAACATCTCGATGAGATAAAAAGAGCTCACCTCTAAATGATGGCCATCTTCCCGTATGAAGCAGTTTTATATAAAATTCATCTGAATCACCAGGAAACAAACGGTAAATCTGCTTGTTTGAATCTAGTTTTAAATCTTGAGCAGCTGATTTGAATTGTAATAACGTTGCACCATACAAAAATATAATGACCAGACCTAAAACAAAAAGAAAGGATATATTTCGGTAAAATCCGATTACGAGAATTAAGGGACTGAATAAAACAAGCGCTTTAAAGATCGGCTTGATCCAGATCTGATTACTCCATTGCATGATTATCTTCCTGCCTCAGATTCAACAGGGACATCAATGGATTCAAGGATATCTTTTAGTACCTGCTCTTTTGTTTTTCTCATTGTTCCTTCCATTGACAATACTAAACGATGAGATAGAACATGAGGAGCAACAAGCTGAACGTCATCCGGTGTAACAAAAGTTCTGCCATTTACATATGCAGCACCTTGAGCAGCTTTCATGAAAGCAAGTGTTCCACGGGGAGAAACACCGTTTTCGATAAACTCATGCTGGCGTGTAGCATGGACAATTGATAATAAATAATTTTCAATTTCATCACTTACAAAGATCTGCTGGACTTCTTCTTGCATTTTTATAATGTCCTCTAGAGTAAAGACAGGTTCGAGCAGCTCTTGCGGGTTTTGAGCACGATACATATGTAGCATCTCTTTTTCCTGAGAAAAGTCTGGATAACCTGATGGCAATTTCATAAAGAATCGGTCAAGCTGTGCTTCAGGCAGTGGGAACGTACCATGTGACTCAATGGGATTTTGTGTTGCAATTACTAAAAAAGGGGAAGGCAGTTTAAGTGTTTCTCCGTCAATGGTTACTTGCCGTTCTTCCATTACTTCTAATAAACTGGATTGAGCACGCGGGGTAGCACGGTTAATCTCATCGGCTAATAAGATGTTCGTCATAACTGGGCCGGGCCGCATTTCGAATTCTTGATGTTTTGGATGAAAGAACTGAATCCCTGTAATATCTGCTGGAAGGATATCGGGAGTGAATTGTATACGTTTGAATTCTCCATCTATTAAACGTGCAAGACTTTTAGCAAGCACAGTTTTTCCGGTTCCTGGCACATCTTCTAATAAAAGATGTCCTTTATTAACTAAAGCGATCATAGTTAGTTCAACAAGTTCATCTTTCCCTGTTAATACTCCAGCAATGGCGTTTTTAACAAGGTTTACTTGATTTACAATATTCATTAATGATCTTCCTCTCAATGGTTAGATAAGTTAACCATACCATTATTAAAATATTTAGAAAATAAGAATTGTAATATTTTTGAAATTTTTGTAATTAATAAAATCTTTTTTCGCAATCAATTACGCTAGTGGAAGTGGTTGATTTCAGTTCCAGGATGCTCGCTTTCCTCGGGGTGTGCGGTGAGCCTCCTCGCGCTTTGCGCCTTTAGGAGTCTCACCTGTCCCACTGATCCCGAAGGAGTCTCGCACCTTGCACTCCAATCAACTAGTCAATGAAGCATACTCAAGAAAATGTTCAAAAGCAACAATCTTTTAGAAAAGAGCCAAAATAAAAAAGCTTACCGCACAAAGGGAGCGGTAAGCTTAAAAATTTTAAAGATAGAAGAACACAGCTAACACAGCAGCTATAATAAATCGATAATATGCAAAAGGCGTTAATTTTACTTTTGCGATGAGTTTTACAAAGAATAAAATAGCTACAGCTGCTACTAAAAATGCTGTAACAAATCCTGTTAAAAAGAATGGAAGATCAGCTGCACTTAATATGTCACGGCTTTTATAAAGATCGAGACCGGATGCTGCGATCATGATCGGAACGGCTTGAATAAATGAAAAATCTGCAGCTGTACGATGATTGAGCCCTGAGATCAATCCGCCTGAAATGGTTGCTCCAGAACGTGAAAAGCCTGGCCATAAAGACAGACATTGAAACAATCCAATTTTCAAAGCTTGTTTATACGTCATGTCATCAAGGTCTGATGCATTAACACCTTTTTTATTCTGCACCTTCTCAGCAATCAGCATTAAAAATCCGCCGATAACAAGGCCGACAATGACTGTTTTAGGAGAGAACAGATGCGCCTTAATAAAATCATGAACAAGAAGTCCGATGATTACAGCTGGCATTATTGCAATAAAAATATGTCCAAGGTTTAAGCTGTTTTCCTTTTTAGCCATTTTGCCTACACCCAATAAACTCCAAAGGCGGTTCCAGTAGAGAACAACTACAGCCAGAATGGAACCAAGCTGAATAACAATTTCAAAAGTCTTTGCTTTGTCTCCCGTAAAATCTAGCATATGTCCCGCAACAATTAAGTGACCAGTTGACGAAACCGGAAGAAATTCTGTAATACCTTCTATAATACCCATTACGATTGCAACCCAAAGAAACATACATTCACCTTCACTTATTTTAAATTCATGAAATCTATTATAGTTGAGAAGAAGAGTATTGTCATATTCTTTTTCTAGTTAATTATGTAAGATTTTGTACAAATGAAAAAAGATGGGGAAGAGAACCCCATCTTCATTAGTTAATGATTGTGATATTTACGTTCTTTCTGCCCCAGTTAATAGCATCTGAGTAGTTCTGCATATATACATCAATTTCGTTTCCGTTGATGCCTCCGCCAGTATCAGCAGCTACAGCATACCCATAGCCTGGTACATATACAACTGAACCCATTGGAATTACATCTGGATCAACTGCGATTACTTTTGCGTAAGGGATCTCTTTAAGGTTTGTCCCGCTTGAAGTAGTTCCGCTGCAGCCTTCGCAATTTGCTGTGTAAGCTGTTGCAGCGACAGTCATACCCTTTCTTTGAATGTTGTTTTGAATGCTGTTAAATGTTTGTTGTCCCGCAATACCATCTACTAATAATCCTTTAGCTTTTTGATATTTAATAACTGCATCTTTAGTGACTGTACCATAATACCCTGTCGTT
This genomic interval carries:
- a CDS encoding DUF58 domain-containing protein, whose translation is MQWSNQIWIKPIFKALVLFSPLILVIGFYRNISFLFVLGLVIIFLYGATLLQFKSAAQDLKLDSNKQIYRLFPGDSDEFYIKLLHTGRWPSFRGELFLSHRDVISETNKGDVESSKGRIELKRPFAIYRKTAYTQNIPFTARKRGTTRISNLSLQIHDPLQTSGQALAFQELFPAEIIVYPRPLPVHKIEHLFHQGSGEAARPFALFENMSLPAGNRDYAYGDSFHKLHWKATARTGTLQTKVFEKTVVYHWTFVYTILPDHKDMKSSEQMENEISYLAYMCQFAAEKNIPFEVYINFKVPGPLGMYHVTTGSGPQHLSKVLEGLARIDRSNVTVKPTIMWTKMDRNFAGSVPFIILLGTIPSDTNTQFITKKWIKSGGKIFLVNQTGTEAYLMPYLSKEGVPC
- a CDS encoding ATP-grasp domain-containing protein; the encoded protein is MPKIYVIHENSEWTAPLFQRFEELGLPYEDWHMSKGYIDLTQAPPEGVFYNRMSASSHTRGHRYAPEYTSAVLSWLESYGRKVFNNSQALQLEISKVNQYSALKAFDIPVPRTIAAYGKDELLKASAHFDGPFITKHNRAGKGLGVQLFQTKAAIGTYVNGNTFDESIDGITLLQDYIEAPEPYIVRCEFIGGKFLYAVKVDTSEGFELCPADACQIGDQFCPIADQPQEPEPKFKILENFTLPYQSNFEAFLKANGITFAGIEIITDKSGNVFAYDVNTNTNYNREAEEKAGIFGMKAIAEFLGKELNQ
- the bacA gene encoding undecaprenyl-diphosphate phosphatase, which codes for MFLWVAIVMGIIEGITEFLPVSSTGHLIVAGHMLDFTGDKAKTFEIVIQLGSILAVVVLYWNRLWSLLGVGKMAKKENSLNLGHIFIAIMPAVIIGLLVHDFIKAHLFSPKTVIVGLVIGGFLMLIAEKVQNKKGVNASDLDDMTYKQALKIGLFQCLSLWPGFSRSGATISGGLISGLNHRTAADFSFIQAVPIMIAASGLDLYKSRDILSAADLPFFLTGFVTAFLVAAVAILFFVKLIAKVKLTPFAYYRFIIAAVLAVFFYL
- a CDS encoding DUF4129 domain-containing protein translates to MLNSQKLILYGLNVTFDAMLLFLFYVLLVQGASWLDLAFYAAVLLPIIAVSGALYVYQPNLLKLTLVCTFLISTLSFWFMTSSILFSAILAVIITWRSSENWQDPFKTDLEIILTISAVFALVFSFFFKDGFTVMYGAVWIQFMLMLAIKMTVHYFKNSDGDKVWKDFSVPLFLVALSGVVFAFLGPLKQFIYWVLDGVLFLMYYIVAVPLWKLFSLLAIPIAYLIKLFKKDDENGKSELGIKEEILEQQPQEFVNDFSLLWWTAAAVIVLIVAIYIWRKKLLFNLRTDAALTGNVSALTSSDLNGSAFGKRRWLQPKDRTRKKFLHFEKTMDKRGYGRLPGESAHLWFERLKLSGDEAESVLQVYEKVRYGEEEITNDDFSLYAKAIKKFEKSEHLQKKKSK
- a CDS encoding 3D domain-containing protein: MIKKWVITGAMAFGLLVSAPVSGFAAMGDHTLRPGTWDNDVYELQGKLKAMGYFDFAVTTGYYGTVTKDAVIKYQKAKGLLVDGIAGQQTFNSIQNNIQRKGMTVAATAYTANCEGCSGTTSSGTNLKEIPYAKVIAVDPDVIPMGSVVYVPGYGYAVAADTGGGINGNEIDVYMQNYSDAINWGRKNVNITIIN
- a CDS encoding AAA family ATPase is translated as MNIVNQVNLVKNAIAGVLTGKDELVELTMIALVNKGHLLLEDVPGTGKTVLAKSLARLIDGEFKRIQFTPDILPADITGIQFFHPKHQEFEMRPGPVMTNILLADEINRATPRAQSSLLEVMEERQVTIDGETLKLPSPFLVIATQNPIESHGTFPLPEAQLDRFFMKLPSGYPDFSQEKEMLHMYRAQNPQELLEPVFTLEDIIKMQEEVQQIFVSDEIENYLLSIVHATRQHEFIENGVSPRGTLAFMKAAQGAAYVNGRTFVTPDDVQLVAPHVLSHRLVLSMEGTMRKTKEQVLKDILESIDVPVESEAGR